In the genome of Candidatus Angelobacter sp., one region contains:
- a CDS encoding sulfite oxidase-like oxidoreductase: MKDQYIAAKERWAQKMAGKAKPAARSTNRLPPGQRQVHNFPVLDLGLQPEVPLDKWELKIHGQVENPVMLNWQQFLALPQFKDVSDFHCVTTWSQFDMEFEGVAFFTLADLVKPKPEATHVFFKSYDGYSTNNPLDVCMDDDVLIAHKWGGKPIPKEHGGPARVIIPKRYAWKGAKFIREIVFLDRDILGFWEVRGYSNTADPWTEDRFS; the protein is encoded by the coding sequence TACATCGCCGCGAAGGAACGTTGGGCGCAGAAGATGGCGGGCAAAGCCAAGCCGGCCGCGCGCTCGACGAACCGGCTGCCACCCGGTCAGCGGCAGGTGCACAATTTTCCCGTGCTCGACCTCGGCCTCCAGCCGGAAGTCCCCCTCGACAAGTGGGAGTTGAAAATCCACGGTCAGGTCGAGAATCCGGTCATGCTGAACTGGCAGCAGTTTCTCGCGCTGCCGCAATTCAAAGACGTGAGTGACTTTCATTGCGTCACCACCTGGAGCCAGTTCGACATGGAGTTTGAAGGCGTCGCGTTCTTCACTCTTGCCGACCTCGTCAAGCCGAAGCCCGAAGCCACGCACGTTTTCTTCAAGAGCTACGACGGTTACTCGACGAACAATCCTCTCGACGTCTGCATGGATGACGACGTGCTCATCGCGCACAAGTGGGGCGGCAAGCCGATTCCGAAGGAGCACGGCGGCCCGGCGCGCGTCATAATTCCGAAGCGTTACGCCTGGAAAGGGGCGAAGTTTATCCGCGAAATCGTTTTTCTCGATCGCGACATCCTTGGCTTCTGGGAAGTACGCGGTTATTCAAACACCGCTGATCCGTGGACCGAAGACCGGTTCTCATGA
- the metF gene encoding methylenetetrahydrofolate reductase [NAD(P)H]: MHFIRDIYAAARAARRPVLSFEFFPTKTDEGEKTLLEKTIPALMQLKPDFCSVTYGAGGSTRDKTLTIVDRIQRQHGLAAMAHLTCVNATQEEIRGYLSEARSRGIKNILALRGDPPGGTGEFKKTEGGFEFSYQLVRFIREIGGFSVGVAGFPEGHIACKEGKLVDWQRLKNKIDHGADFVISQLFFNNRDYFEFRDYLAKHGVTVPLVPGIIPILNTAQIKKFTALCGAKLPAPLVAELEKRASDDEAATQFGVDYATRQCQELLREGSPGIHFYTLNRARSTTAILKNLGLA; encoded by the coding sequence GTGCATTTCATTCGTGATATTTACGCGGCGGCCCGCGCGGCCAGACGCCCGGTCCTCTCGTTCGAGTTTTTTCCGACCAAAACCGACGAGGGCGAGAAAACCCTGCTCGAAAAGACCATTCCCGCGTTGATGCAACTCAAGCCGGACTTTTGCTCCGTCACTTATGGCGCGGGCGGCAGCACGCGCGACAAGACGCTGACGATCGTGGACCGCATCCAACGCCAGCACGGCCTTGCCGCCATGGCGCACCTGACCTGCGTCAACGCCACGCAGGAAGAAATCCGCGGCTATCTGAGCGAAGCGCGGTCCCGCGGCATCAAAAACATTCTGGCGCTGCGCGGCGACCCGCCCGGCGGCACGGGCGAATTCAAGAAGACCGAGGGCGGCTTTGAGTTTTCGTACCAGCTTGTCCGGTTCATTCGCGAGATCGGCGGCTTCTCGGTCGGTGTCGCCGGCTTTCCCGAAGGCCACATCGCCTGCAAGGAAGGCAAACTCGTGGACTGGCAGCGATTGAAAAATAAGATCGATCACGGCGCGGATTTTGTGATCAGCCAGCTTTTCTTCAACAACCGCGATTACTTCGAGTTCCGCGATTATCTGGCGAAGCACGGCGTCACGGTCCCGCTGGTGCCGGGTATCATCCCCATTCTCAACACGGCGCAGATCAAAAAATTCACTGCGCTCTGCGGCGCAAAACTGCCCGCTCCGCTGGTGGCCGAACTCGAAAAGCGCGCAAGCGACGACGAGGCCGCGACACAATTCGGCGTCGATTACGCCACGCGCCAGTGCCAGGAACTGCTGCGCGAAGGCTCGCCCGGCATTCATTTTTACACGCTGAACAGGGCCCGGTCCACGACGGCGATCCTCAAAAACCTTGGCCTGGCCTGA
- a CDS encoding superinfection immunity protein, producing MVAFVITGAVASYYHDLDETASFLVKASLSLGLYFFPAFVGRNKRNAKAILVLNLFLGWTLIGWVIALVWACVKDPGEK from the coding sequence GTGGTCGCATTCGTCATTACTGGAGCCGTGGCCAGCTATTACCATGACCTCGACGAAACAGCATCATTCTTGGTAAAAGCATCGCTGTCCCTAGGCCTGTACTTTTTCCCGGCATTTGTCGGCAGAAACAAAAGAAATGCAAAGGCAATCCTGGTGTTGAATCTATTCCTTGGCTGGACCTTGATTGGATGGGTTATTGCCTTGGTATGGGCTTGTGTCAAAGACCCTGGCGAAAAATGA